A genomic segment from Aegilops tauschii subsp. strangulata cultivar AL8/78 chromosome 1, Aet v6.0, whole genome shotgun sequence encodes:
- the LOC120968632 gene encoding sulfhydryl oxidase 1-like translates to MAPAAAQLLFLTLAVASSLAVGAEALRSLGVGDGATAQGDYAVELDATSFDAFLTASRESFAVVEFFAHWCPACRNYKPHYEKVAKLFNGPDAAHPGRVLMARIDCASKVNIDLCNRFSVDHYPFLLWGPPPKFANTKWDRKQEKSEIKLIDDGRTAERLLKWINKQMESSFTLDDKKYENENMLQNNASYPKQVVQAIYDVAEATAHVLQKILEHKVLLK, encoded by the exons ATGGCTCCCGCGGCGGCGCAGCTCCTCTTCCTCACCCTCGCCGTCGCCTCCTCCCTCGCCGTGGGCGCGGAGGCCCTCCGGTCGCTGGGCGTCGGCGACGGGGCCACCGCGCAGGGGGACTACGCCGTGGAGCTCGACGCCACCAGCTTCGACGCCTTCCTCACGGCATCGCGAGAGTCCTTCGCCGTCGTCGAGTTCTTCGCCCACTG GTGTCCAGCTTGCAGAAACTACAAG CCTCATTATGAGAAGGTTGCAAAACTTTTCAACGGTCCAGATGCTGCACATCCTGGGAGAGTACTGATGGCTAGGATTGATTGTGCATCAAAG GTGAACATAGATCTTTGCAATAGATTTTCTGTTGACCATTATCCTTTCCTACTTTGGGGTCCCCCACCAAAATTTGCTAACACTAAGTGGGACCGGAAGCAAGAGAAAAGCGAAATAAAATTGATTGATGATGGAAGAACAGCAGAGCGTTTACTTAAGTGGATAAATAAGCAAATGGAAAG CTCTTTTACTTTGGATGACAAAAAGTATGAGAACGAAAATATGCTTCAAAACAATGCTTCATATCCTAAACAG GTTGTTCAAGCAATTTACGATGTTGCGGAAGCAACAGCTCATGTATTACAGAAAATTTTGGAGCACAAGGTTCTACTTAAATGA
- the LOC109761601 gene encoding gallate 1-beta-glucosyltransferase 84A23-like produces MSCQEGATPAAAQPHVLLVSCPLQGHVNPLVRIGRRLAARGIHVTFTTVLRGAIHRGDGASVSAGGVRFEYHLRDDDHDNEDRAMTPDDMLRRVVDVGPAALADLVRRLADASRPVSCVVNTTFVPWALDVARELGLPCATLWNQSCAVLSLYHHFYDDDAPFPGAAEDAPVALPGLPAMSLDELPLMVRPEFAHNLWGQMLRRQLVEVRGRQAPSWVLVNTFHELERDVIEALRARDVAVTPVGPLLDDDEPAVGDDDACVMAWLDAQPPRSVVYVAFGSLVDIGRDETAALAEGLASTGRPFIWVVRDGLVHLPESVLAACRGDTGRIVAWCPQGRVLRHGAVGCFLTHCGWNSVTESLAAGVPVIAYPWWSDQFTNAKFLVEEYGVGVRLPAPVTQDALRACVDEVMSGPEAVAMRARARAWKEEAAAALADGGSSDRSLEAFVDFLRAPTRSGGVDTISSPAKQGSVSSL; encoded by the coding sequence ATGAGCTGCCAAGAGGGCGCCACGCCGGCGGCGGCGCAGCCGCACGTCCTCCTCGTGTCGTGCCCGCTGCAGGGCCACGTGAACCCGCTAGTCCGCATCGGCAGACGCCTCGCCGCCAGGGGCATCCACGTCACCTTCACCACCGTCCTCCGCGGCGCCATCCACCGCGGAGACGGCGCCTCCGTGTCCGCCGGCGGCGTCCGCTTCGAGTACCACCTGCGCGACGACGACCACGACAACGAAGACCGGGCGATGACCCCCGATGACATGCTGCGGCGCGTCGTGGACGTGGGCCCCGCGGCGCTGGCCGACCTGGTCCGGCGCCTGGCCGACGCCAGCCGGCCGGTCTCCTGCGTCGTCAACACCACCTTCGTGCCCTGGGCGCTCGACGTGGCCCGCGAgctgggcctcccctgcgccacGCTCTGGAACCAGTCCTGCGCCGTGCTGTCCCTCTACCACCACTTCTACGACGACGACGCGCCGTTCCCGGGCGCGGCCGAAGATGCGCCGGTGGCGCTGCCCGGGCTGCCGGCCATGTCCTTGGACGAGCTGCCGCTCATGGTCCGACCCGAGTTCGCGCACAACCTCTGGGGCCAGATGCTCCGAAGGCAGCTCGTCGAGGTCCGTGGGAGGCAGGCACCATCGTGGGTGCTCGTCAACACCTTCCACGAGCTCGAGCGCGACGTCATCGAGGCCCTACGGGCCCGCGACGTCGCCGTCACGCCCGTCGGCCCGCTCCTGGACGATGATGAACCGGCCGTGGGCGACGACGACGCCTGCGTGATGGCGTGGCTCGACGCGCAGCCGCCGCGCTCCGTGGTGTACGTGGCGTTCGGCAGCCTTGTGGACATCGGGCGGGACGAGACGGCGGCCCTGGCGGAGGGACTCGCCAGCACCGGCAGGCCGTTCATTTGGGTGGTGCGCGACGGCCTCGTCCACCTGCCGGAGTCCGTCCTCGCCGCCTGCCGCGGAGACACCGGCAGGATCGTGGCGTGGTGCCCGCAGGGGCGCGTGCTCCGGCACGGCGCGGTCGGGTGCTTCCTGACGCACTGCGGGTGGAACTCCGTCACCGAGTCGCTGGCGGCGGGCGTGCCGGTGATCGCGTACCCGTGGTGGTCGGACCAGTTCACCAACGCCAAGTTCCTAGTGGAGGAGTACGGGGTCGGCGTCCGGCTGCCGGCCCCGGTCACGCAGGACGCGCTCCGTGCGTGCGTCGACGAGGTGATGAGCGGACCGGAGGCAGTGGCAATGCGGGCGAGGGCAAGGGCGTggaaggaggaggcggcggcggcgctggccgaCGGCGGGTCCTCGGACCGGAGCCTCGAGGCTTTCGTCGACTTCCTGCGAGCGCCTACAAGATCTGGTGGAGTTGACACGATTAGCTCGCCGGCAAAGCAGGGATCGGTCAGTTCGTTATAA